One genomic window of Ilyobacter polytropus DSM 2926 includes the following:
- a CDS encoding LamB/YcsF family protein, which yields MFQVDLNSDLGESFGNYKIGMDKEILKYVSSANIACGWHGGDPMVMDKTVEMAKKYSIGIGAHPGFFDLMGFGRRNIDASPEEIKNYVKYQLGALMAFVLSHGEKIQHVKVHGAMYNMAAKNKKYADSIAQAIYEVDKNIILLGLANSEMIKSGKKLGLKTANEVFADRAYNSDGTLVPRGIEGAVIHDAELAISRVIKMIKTGKITSITGEEISIKADSVCVHGDNPKALDFVKKIRKELEKESIRITSISNFIK from the coding sequence ATGTTTCAAGTCGACCTCAATAGTGATCTTGGAGAAAGTTTCGGTAACTATAAAATAGGAATGGATAAAGAGATTTTAAAATATGTCTCCTCTGCTAATATAGCCTGTGGATGGCACGGTGGAGACCCTATGGTTATGGATAAAACAGTGGAAATGGCTAAGAAATACAGTATCGGCATCGGTGCTCATCCTGGATTTTTTGATCTAATGGGATTTGGAAGAAGAAACATCGATGCATCTCCCGAAGAGATAAAAAATTATGTAAAATACCAGTTGGGGGCACTTATGGCATTTGTTCTGTCTCACGGTGAAAAAATTCAGCATGTGAAAGTCCACGGAGCGATGTATAACATGGCAGCAAAAAATAAAAAATATGCAGATTCCATAGCTCAAGCCATATATGAAGTGGATAAAAATATCATCCTTTTAGGACTGGCCAACAGTGAAATGATAAAATCAGGAAAAAAATTAGGTCTTAAAACAGCAAATGAAGTTTTTGCTGACAGAGCTTATAACAGTGATGGGACACTTGTCCCAAGAGGTATAGAGGGGGCTGTTATCCACGATGCTGAGCTAGCAATTTCAAGGGTTATAAAAATGATAAAAACTGGAAAAATAACTTCCATAACCGGAGAAGAGATATCTATAAAAGCTGATTCTGTCTGTGTCCACGGGGATAACCCAAAGGCTTTAGATTTTGTAAAAAAAATTCGAAAGGAATTAGAAAAAGAATCCATTAGAATAACTTCTATTTCAAATTTCATAAAATAA
- the pxpB gene encoding 5-oxoprolinase subunit PxpB produces MRVIKIYKETRYLSAGDRALVIEFGNKISEEVNSKVRSMTIAIEKEGIEGVVEITPTYRSLTVHYDPMSTSYSSLIEHFEYLENKLEKIDIPLPEIIEIPTFYGGDQCPDIANVAQHNSISVDEVINIHSSKDYLIYMLGFTPGFPYLGGMDEKIATPRLETPRTKIKKGSVGIAGSQTGIYPTDSPGGWQIIGKTPVDLYNAYSDSPILLDSGNYIKFVPVSWDEYKKIEKAVKENRYKIKKYPKKERLI; encoded by the coding sequence ATGAGGGTGATTAAAATTTATAAAGAAACTAGATATCTGAGTGCAGGGGACAGAGCCCTTGTAATAGAATTTGGAAATAAAATCTCTGAGGAGGTTAATTCTAAGGTTAGGTCTATGACCATCGCAATAGAAAAAGAGGGTATAGAGGGAGTCGTAGAGATCACTCCCACTTATCGATCTCTTACTGTTCACTATGACCCTATGAGTACATCATACTCTTCTTTGATAGAACACTTTGAATACTTAGAGAATAAGCTTGAAAAGATAGACATTCCTCTTCCTGAAATTATAGAGATCCCTACTTTTTACGGTGGTGATCAGTGCCCTGACATTGCCAACGTGGCTCAGCACAACTCTATTTCAGTTGATGAGGTAATAAACATCCACTCTTCAAAAGATTATCTAATCTACATGCTTGGATTCACACCTGGATTTCCATACCTTGGTGGGATGGATGAAAAAATCGCAACTCCGAGATTAGAGACTCCAAGAACTAAAATAAAAAAAGGTTCTGTGGGAATCGCCGGAAGCCAAACAGGAATCTACCCTACAGACAGTCCAGGAGGATGGCAAATCATAGGAAAGACTCCTGTGGACTTGTACAATGCTTATAGTGACTCCCCTATACTGCTAGATTCTGGAAATTATATAAAATTTGTCCCTGTCAGCTGGGATGAATATAAAAAAATAGAAAAAGCTGTCAAAGAAAACAGATATAAAATAAAAAAATACCCAAAGAAGGAGAGGCTGATATGA
- a CDS encoding biotin-dependent carboxyltransferase family protein → MKQFEILSPGPLTLIQDCGRYGYQKSGVPVSGSMDSFSYNISNILLENNEDEGVLEFTMLGPKIKFRSQCTIAITGGESSPKLNGKSVPLWETIRVNPQDELSFEIMSKGCRGYIAFAGGIDVPKVMGSRSTYMKGKIGGFEGRQLKAGDILKLKNSEYCTADKKLPHKYRPLYSNHYELRVILGPQDDYFTSAGIDTFLSDKYTVTNECDRMGIRLEGDKIEHASGGDILSDGIVPGSIQVPGQGKPIIMMADCQTTGGYAKIATVVSSDLKKLAQAKPGDTLSFKKVTVEQGQKIFKENIKLMKRIKNEIFLKKDFSGKTFRVSVNSKIYNIEVFEV, encoded by the coding sequence ATGAAACAATTTGAAATTTTGAGCCCCGGACCTCTTACTCTTATCCAGGATTGTGGTAGATATGGATATCAAAAATCTGGTGTCCCGGTATCAGGTTCCATGGATAGTTTTTCATATAATATTTCCAATATACTCCTTGAAAACAATGAGGATGAAGGGGTACTTGAATTTACAATGTTAGGTCCAAAAATAAAATTCAGATCCCAATGCACTATTGCCATAACAGGAGGAGAGTCTTCTCCAAAATTAAACGGAAAATCAGTTCCTCTATGGGAAACTATAAGAGTTAACCCCCAAGATGAACTCTCCTTTGAAATAATGAGTAAGGGGTGCCGTGGATATATCGCATTTGCCGGTGGGATTGACGTACCAAAAGTAATGGGAAGTCGATCCACATATATGAAAGGGAAAATAGGAGGATTTGAAGGAAGACAGTTAAAAGCTGGAGATATTTTAAAATTAAAAAATTCAGAATATTGCACAGCAGACAAAAAACTTCCACACAAATACAGACCCCTATACTCCAATCACTATGAACTTCGTGTAATATTGGGTCCTCAAGATGATTATTTCACCTCTGCAGGTATTGACACTTTTTTATCAGATAAATACACCGTTACCAACGAATGTGACAGAATGGGAATAAGATTAGAGGGAGATAAGATAGAGCACGCTTCAGGAGGCGATATCCTGTCTGACGGAATTGTCCCTGGTTCCATACAGGTTCCCGGTCAGGGAAAACCAATCATTATGATGGCTGACTGTCAGACAACAGGGGGCTATGCAAAAATAGCTACCGTCGTAAGCTCGGACCTAAAAAAACTTGCTCAGGCTAAACCAGGGGATACCCTGAGTTTTAAAAAAGTTACTGTTGAACAAGGACAAAAAATATTTAAAGAAAATATAAAACTTATGAAAAGAATTAAAAATGAAATATTCTTAAAAAAAGATTTTTCTGGAAAAACTTTTAGAGTCTCTGTAAATTCAAAAATCTACAACATAGAAGTTTTTGAGGTTTAG